The Anomalospiza imberbis isolate Cuckoo-Finch-1a 21T00152 chromosome 7, ASM3175350v1, whole genome shotgun sequence genome has a window encoding:
- the KMO gene encoding kynurenine 3-monooxygenase isoform X2, with protein MPASLLDEVSMLTFMKPEKIVAKGIPMRARRIHTPSGKKYSIPYGKKDQYILSVDRANLNKELLTAAEKYSNTKLFFGHKLLRCNAELGTLSIKRSDQQTLEVTYDLIVGCDGAFSTVRKQFMRQTRFNYSHEYIPHGYMELTIPPKDGDFAMEPNYLHIWPRNTFMMIALPNMDKSFTCTLFMPFEEFEKLTTGEQVLGFFQTYFPDAIPLIGEQELKHDYFLLPAQAMISVKCSSYNLSSRCMLMGDAAHAVVPFYGQGMNAGFEDCLVFDELMDQFHNDLGACLPEFSRLRVPDDHAISDLAMYNYVEMREHVNSTWFIFRKRVDNFLHALMPSTIVPLYTMVTFTRIRYHEALQRWKWQTKVINRGLFVVGAAGLGGTYLLIKRLARNLNFCLEDLWGWPHYLKNIGSLPFGTQVV; from the exons ATGCCTGCTTCTTTGCTAGACGAGGTTTCCATGTTGACGTTTATGAAGCCAGAGAAG ATTGTGGCCAAGGGCATTCCCATGAGGGCAAGAAGGATACACACaccttcagggaaaaaatactCCATCCCTTATGGGAAGAAGGACCAG TACATTCTCTCTGTGGACAGAGCAAACTTAAACAAAGAGCTGCTGACAG CTGCTGAGAAGTACTCCAACACTAAACTGTTCTTTGGACACAAGCTCCTCAGGTGCAATGCAGAGTTGGGGACATTATCCATAAAAAG GTCTGACCAGCAGACCTTGGAAGTGACCTACGATCTCATTGTGGGGTGTGACGGAGCCTTCTCAACAGTCAGGAAACAGTTCATGAGGCAAACACGCTTCAACTACAGCCACGAGTACATTCCTCATGGCTACATGGAGCTGACCATCCCTCCCAAGGATGGAGAT tttgccATGGAACCAAACTACCTCCATATCTGGCCGAGAAACACCTTCATGATGATTGCACTGCCCAACATG GACAAGTCCTTCACCTGTACGCTCTTCATGCCCTTTGAGGAGTTTGAGAAGCTTACAACAGGCGAGCAAGTGCTGGGGTTTTTCCAGACCTACTTCCCAGATGCCATTCCCCTCATCGGAGA GCAAGAGCTGAAGCACGATTACTTTTtgctgccagcccaggccaTGATCTCTGTGAAGTGCTCTTCCTACAACCTCTCCTCCCGGTGCATGCTGATGGGAGATGCTGCTCATGCTGTGGTGCCCTTCTACGGACAGGGCATGAACGCA GGCTTTGAAGATTGTCTGGTCTTTGATGAATTAATGGACCAGTTCCACAATGACCTTG GTGCCTGCCTCCCCGAGTTCTCCAGACTGAGGGTGCCAGATGACCACGCGATTTCAGATTTAGCCATGTACAATTATGTAGAG ATGCGTGAGCACGTCAATTCAACATGGTTCATTTTCCGGAAGCGCGTGGACAACTTTCTCCATGCCCTCATGCCTTCCACCATTGTCCCACTGTACACCATG GTGACCTTCACCAGAATTCGCTACCATGAGGCCCTTCAACGCTGGAAATGGCAGACAAAG GTAATTAATCGAGGGCTCTTTGTAGTGGGGGCAGCAGGACTGGGTGGCACCTACCTGCTGATAAAGCGTCTAGCACGGAACTTGAACTTCTGCTTGGAAGACTTGTGGGGCTGGCCCCACTATCTGAAGAATATTGGAAGTCTTCCCTTTGGCACACAAGTGGTTTAA
- the ITGB2 gene encoding integrin beta-2 isoform X2 — MLFVLQKMPRDCCLQLPAVTWVLLLVTTAFAMECPKIKVGTCKDCIQSGPGCAWCKKLNFTKPGEPDSIRCDTIEQLKKRGCPGSEIEFPGNEIKITQNNPLSNKTQLTPQEVHLKLRIGQPAVFEVKFRRAMGYPIDLYYLMDLSYSMLDDLENVKKLGGELLRALESTTPSRRIGFGSFVDKTVLPFVNTHPKKLQNPCPNKDTKCQPPFAFKHILSLTDNAKQFESEVGKQFISGNLDAPEGGLDAMMQAAVCGDQIGWRNVTRLLVFATDDGFHFAGDGKLAGILTPNDGKCHLEDNMYKRSNEFDYPSVGQLVQKLAENNIQPIFAVTSKVVDVYKKLSEMIPKSAVGELNQDSSNIIELIQVAYNNLSSRIILDHSTLLDTLDVKYDSKCKNDKDSMDEARGQCDNVKINEEVIFKVKVTAKVCIPNYSFTIRPLGFTDTLTVHVASNCNCHCNDKPDPTACSGQGIIECGTCSCNSRYTGKNCECDTKGKTSKELEHSCRRDNSSVICSGQGDCVCGQCVCHTSDVPGKYIYGTYCQCDNMNCEFFNGSLCGGPARGQCDCGACKCLPGYEGSACQCQQSTESCLNARRHVCSLRGTCHCNRCQCSGGYQPPFCRECPGCPSPCGRYISCVECKFFNSGPFEKNCSQACLNIQLPTNSTEVSTSDRKCREKDSQNCWMSFHMVQEDGEEIYTIIVDPDRECPQPPNVPLIVGSTIAGVFLIGILVLVIWRFLMELLDRREYRRFEKEKSKAKWNDADNPLFKSATTTVVNPKFNE; from the exons ATGCTTTTTGTCCTGCAGAAAATGCCTCGTGactgctgcctccagctgccAGCAGTGACCTGGGTGCTGCTACTGGTGACAACAG CCTTTGCCATGGAGTGCCCCAAGATCAAGGTGGGGACGTGCAAGGACTGCATTCAGTCTGGTCCTGGCTGCGCCTGGTGCAAGAAGCTG AATTTCACGAAACCCGGAGAGCCTGACTCCATCCGCTGTGACACCATTGAGCAGCTGAAGAAGAGGGGGTGCCCAGGCAGTGAGATTGAGTTTCCAGGCAATGAGATCAAAATAACACAGAACAATCCCTTAAGCAACAAAACACAGCTGACTCCACAGGAGGTGCATCTGAAGCTGAGGATCG gCCAGCCTGCTGTGTTTGAGGTGAAGTTTCGCCGTGCCATGGGGTATCCCATTGATCTCTACTACCTCATGGACCTCTCCTACTCCATGCTGGATGACCTGGAGAACGTGAAGAAGCTGGGAGGGGAGCTGCTCAGGGCACTGGAGAGCACCACCCCTTCTCGGCGCATTG GGTTTGGCTCCTTTGTGGACAAGACAGTGCTGCCATTCGTGAACACGCACCCCAAGAAGCTGCAGAACCCCTGCCCCAATAAGGACACCAAGTGCCAGCCTCCCTTCGCCTTCAAGCACATCCTGTCACTGACAGACAACGCCAAGCAGTTTGAGAGCGAAGTGGGGAAGCAGTTTATCTCAGGGAACCTGGATGCCCCAGAAGGGGGGCTGGATGCCATGATGCAGGCAGCAGTGTGTGGG GACCAGATTGGCTGGCGCAACGTGACCCGCTTGCTGGTGTTTGCTACTGATGACGGCTTCCACTTTGCCGGGGATGGCAAGCTTGCGGGCATCCTGACCCCCAACGATGGCAAGTGCCACTTGGAGGACAACATGTACAAAAGGAGCAATGAGTTT GACTACCCATCTGTTGGCCAGCTGGTCCAGAAACTTGCTGAAAACAACATTCAGCCCATTTTTGCTGTCACCAGTAAGGTGGTAGATGTTTACAAG AAACTCAGTGAGATGATCCCAAAGTCGGCAGTGGGAGAGCTGAACCAGGACTCCAGCAACATCATTGAACTCATCCAAGTGGCATACAAT AACCTCTCCTCGCGAATCATCTTGGACCATTCCACTTTGCTGGACACTCTGGATGTCAAATATGACTCCAAATGCAAAAATGACAAGGACTCCATGGATGAAGCAAGAGGCCAGTGTGACAATGTCAAGATCAATGAAGAG GTCATCTTCAAAGTGAAGGTCACAGCCAAGGTGTGCATTCCAAACTATTCCTTCACCATCCGGCCACTAGGCTTCACAGACACCCTCACTGTCCATGTGGCCAGCAACTGCAACTGCCACTGCAATGACAAGCCTGACCCAACTGCTTGCAGTGGGCAAGGCATCATCGAATGTGGGACCTGCAG CTGCAATTCAAGATACACAGGGAAGAACTGCGAGTGCGACACCAAAGGAAAGACCAGCAAGGAGCTGGAGCACAGCTGCCGGAGGGACAACAGCTCGGTGATCTGCTCGGGGCAGGGGGACTGCGTGTGCGGGCAGTGCGTGTGCCACACCAGTGACGTGCCTGGCAAGTACATCTACGGCACCTACTGCCAGTGCGACAACATGAACTGCGAGTTCTTCAACGGCTCCCTCTGCGGCGGCCCAG CACGCGGGCAATGCGACTGCGGGGCGTGCAAGTGCCTGCCTGGGTATGAGGGCAGCGCCTGCCAGTGCCAGCAATCGACGGAGAGCTGCCTCAATGCCCGCAGACACGTGTGCAGCCTCCGTGGGACCTGCCACTGCAACCGCTGCCAGTGCTCGGGAGGGTACCAGCCCCCCTTCTGCCGGGAATGCCCAGGCTGTCCTTCTCCCTGTGGCAGATACAT CTCCTGTGTGGAGTGCAAGTTCTTCAACAGCGGCCCCTTTGAGAAGAACTGCTCCCAGGCCTGTCTCAACATCCAGCTGCCCACGAACTCCACAGAGGTGAGCACAAGTGATAGGAAATGCAGGGAAAAGGATTCCCAGAACTGCTGGATGTCCTTCCATATGGTCCAGGAGGATGGCGAGGAGATATATACCATCATTGTTGATCCTGATAGAG AGTGCCCACAGCCTCCCAACGTCCCACTGATCGTGGGCAGCACCATCGCTGGCGTGTTCCTCATTGGCATTCTGGTCCTGGTCATCTGGCGGTTCTTGATGGAGCTGCTTGACCGTCGGGAATACCGCCGGTTTGAGAAAGAGAAGTCCAAAGCCAAGTGGAATGAT GCTGATAATCCCCTCTTCAAGAGTGCCACCACCACTGTCGTCAACCCCAAGTTTAATGAATGA
- the KMO gene encoding kynurenine 3-monooxygenase isoform X1, with protein MEPCDPRGKRVAVIGGGLVGALNACFFARRGFHVDVYEAREDIRVASFARGRSINLALSHRGRQALRAVGMEEQIVAKGIPMRARRIHTPSGKKYSIPYGKKDQYILSVDRANLNKELLTAAEKYSNTKLFFGHKLLRCNAELGTLSIKRSDQQTLEVTYDLIVGCDGAFSTVRKQFMRQTRFNYSHEYIPHGYMELTIPPKDGDFAMEPNYLHIWPRNTFMMIALPNMDKSFTCTLFMPFEEFEKLTTGEQVLGFFQTYFPDAIPLIGEQELKHDYFLLPAQAMISVKCSSYNLSSRCMLMGDAAHAVVPFYGQGMNAGFEDCLVFDELMDQFHNDLGACLPEFSRLRVPDDHAISDLAMYNYVEMREHVNSTWFIFRKRVDNFLHALMPSTIVPLYTMVTFTRIRYHEALQRWKWQTKVINRGLFVVGAAGLGGTYLLIKRLARNLNFCLEDLWGWPHYLKNIGSLPFGTQVV; from the exons ATGGAGCCCTGTGACCCACGAGGGAAAAGAGTTGCTGTTATCGGTGGTGGTCTG GTGGGTGCATTAAATGCCTGCTTCTTTGCTAGACGAGGTTTCCATGTTGACGTTTATGAAGCCAGAGAAG ATATCCGAGTGGCCAGCTTTGCCCGTGGCAgaagcattaacttggccctGTCTCACAGGGGACGCCAAGCCCTGCGGGCTgtggggatggaggagcag ATTGTGGCCAAGGGCATTCCCATGAGGGCAAGAAGGATACACACaccttcagggaaaaaatactCCATCCCTTATGGGAAGAAGGACCAG TACATTCTCTCTGTGGACAGAGCAAACTTAAACAAAGAGCTGCTGACAG CTGCTGAGAAGTACTCCAACACTAAACTGTTCTTTGGACACAAGCTCCTCAGGTGCAATGCAGAGTTGGGGACATTATCCATAAAAAG GTCTGACCAGCAGACCTTGGAAGTGACCTACGATCTCATTGTGGGGTGTGACGGAGCCTTCTCAACAGTCAGGAAACAGTTCATGAGGCAAACACGCTTCAACTACAGCCACGAGTACATTCCTCATGGCTACATGGAGCTGACCATCCCTCCCAAGGATGGAGAT tttgccATGGAACCAAACTACCTCCATATCTGGCCGAGAAACACCTTCATGATGATTGCACTGCCCAACATG GACAAGTCCTTCACCTGTACGCTCTTCATGCCCTTTGAGGAGTTTGAGAAGCTTACAACAGGCGAGCAAGTGCTGGGGTTTTTCCAGACCTACTTCCCAGATGCCATTCCCCTCATCGGAGA GCAAGAGCTGAAGCACGATTACTTTTtgctgccagcccaggccaTGATCTCTGTGAAGTGCTCTTCCTACAACCTCTCCTCCCGGTGCATGCTGATGGGAGATGCTGCTCATGCTGTGGTGCCCTTCTACGGACAGGGCATGAACGCA GGCTTTGAAGATTGTCTGGTCTTTGATGAATTAATGGACCAGTTCCACAATGACCTTG GTGCCTGCCTCCCCGAGTTCTCCAGACTGAGGGTGCCAGATGACCACGCGATTTCAGATTTAGCCATGTACAATTATGTAGAG ATGCGTGAGCACGTCAATTCAACATGGTTCATTTTCCGGAAGCGCGTGGACAACTTTCTCCATGCCCTCATGCCTTCCACCATTGTCCCACTGTACACCATG GTGACCTTCACCAGAATTCGCTACCATGAGGCCCTTCAACGCTGGAAATGGCAGACAAAG GTAATTAATCGAGGGCTCTTTGTAGTGGGGGCAGCAGGACTGGGTGGCACCTACCTGCTGATAAAGCGTCTAGCACGGAACTTGAACTTCTGCTTGGAAGACTTGTGGGGCTGGCCCCACTATCTGAAGAATATTGGAAGTCTTCCCTTTGGCACACAAGTGGTTTAA
- the ITGB2 gene encoding integrin beta-2 isoform X1, with product MPRDCCLQLPAVTWVLLLVTTAFAMECPKIKVGTCKDCIQSGPGCAWCKKLNFTKPGEPDSIRCDTIEQLKKRGCPGSEIEFPGNEIKITQNNPLSNKTQLTPQEVHLKLRIGQPAVFEVKFRRAMGYPIDLYYLMDLSYSMLDDLENVKKLGGELLRALESTTPSRRIGFGSFVDKTVLPFVNTHPKKLQNPCPNKDTKCQPPFAFKHILSLTDNAKQFESEVGKQFISGNLDAPEGGLDAMMQAAVCGDQIGWRNVTRLLVFATDDGFHFAGDGKLAGILTPNDGKCHLEDNMYKRSNEFDYPSVGQLVQKLAENNIQPIFAVTSKVVDVYKKLSEMIPKSAVGELNQDSSNIIELIQVAYNNLSSRIILDHSTLLDTLDVKYDSKCKNDKDSMDEARGQCDNVKINEEVIFKVKVTAKVCIPNYSFTIRPLGFTDTLTVHVASNCNCHCNDKPDPTACSGQGIIECGTCSCNSRYTGKNCECDTKGKTSKELEHSCRRDNSSVICSGQGDCVCGQCVCHTSDVPGKYIYGTYCQCDNMNCEFFNGSLCGGPARGQCDCGACKCLPGYEGSACQCQQSTESCLNARRHVCSLRGTCHCNRCQCSGGYQPPFCRECPGCPSPCGRYISCVECKFFNSGPFEKNCSQACLNIQLPTNSTEVSTSDRKCREKDSQNCWMSFHMVQEDGEEIYTIIVDPDRECPQPPNVPLIVGSTIAGVFLIGILVLVIWRFLMELLDRREYRRFEKEKSKAKWNDADNPLFKSATTTVVNPKFNE from the exons ATGCCTCGTGactgctgcctccagctgccAGCAGTGACCTGGGTGCTGCTACTGGTGACAACAG CCTTTGCCATGGAGTGCCCCAAGATCAAGGTGGGGACGTGCAAGGACTGCATTCAGTCTGGTCCTGGCTGCGCCTGGTGCAAGAAGCTG AATTTCACGAAACCCGGAGAGCCTGACTCCATCCGCTGTGACACCATTGAGCAGCTGAAGAAGAGGGGGTGCCCAGGCAGTGAGATTGAGTTTCCAGGCAATGAGATCAAAATAACACAGAACAATCCCTTAAGCAACAAAACACAGCTGACTCCACAGGAGGTGCATCTGAAGCTGAGGATCG gCCAGCCTGCTGTGTTTGAGGTGAAGTTTCGCCGTGCCATGGGGTATCCCATTGATCTCTACTACCTCATGGACCTCTCCTACTCCATGCTGGATGACCTGGAGAACGTGAAGAAGCTGGGAGGGGAGCTGCTCAGGGCACTGGAGAGCACCACCCCTTCTCGGCGCATTG GGTTTGGCTCCTTTGTGGACAAGACAGTGCTGCCATTCGTGAACACGCACCCCAAGAAGCTGCAGAACCCCTGCCCCAATAAGGACACCAAGTGCCAGCCTCCCTTCGCCTTCAAGCACATCCTGTCACTGACAGACAACGCCAAGCAGTTTGAGAGCGAAGTGGGGAAGCAGTTTATCTCAGGGAACCTGGATGCCCCAGAAGGGGGGCTGGATGCCATGATGCAGGCAGCAGTGTGTGGG GACCAGATTGGCTGGCGCAACGTGACCCGCTTGCTGGTGTTTGCTACTGATGACGGCTTCCACTTTGCCGGGGATGGCAAGCTTGCGGGCATCCTGACCCCCAACGATGGCAAGTGCCACTTGGAGGACAACATGTACAAAAGGAGCAATGAGTTT GACTACCCATCTGTTGGCCAGCTGGTCCAGAAACTTGCTGAAAACAACATTCAGCCCATTTTTGCTGTCACCAGTAAGGTGGTAGATGTTTACAAG AAACTCAGTGAGATGATCCCAAAGTCGGCAGTGGGAGAGCTGAACCAGGACTCCAGCAACATCATTGAACTCATCCAAGTGGCATACAAT AACCTCTCCTCGCGAATCATCTTGGACCATTCCACTTTGCTGGACACTCTGGATGTCAAATATGACTCCAAATGCAAAAATGACAAGGACTCCATGGATGAAGCAAGAGGCCAGTGTGACAATGTCAAGATCAATGAAGAG GTCATCTTCAAAGTGAAGGTCACAGCCAAGGTGTGCATTCCAAACTATTCCTTCACCATCCGGCCACTAGGCTTCACAGACACCCTCACTGTCCATGTGGCCAGCAACTGCAACTGCCACTGCAATGACAAGCCTGACCCAACTGCTTGCAGTGGGCAAGGCATCATCGAATGTGGGACCTGCAG CTGCAATTCAAGATACACAGGGAAGAACTGCGAGTGCGACACCAAAGGAAAGACCAGCAAGGAGCTGGAGCACAGCTGCCGGAGGGACAACAGCTCGGTGATCTGCTCGGGGCAGGGGGACTGCGTGTGCGGGCAGTGCGTGTGCCACACCAGTGACGTGCCTGGCAAGTACATCTACGGCACCTACTGCCAGTGCGACAACATGAACTGCGAGTTCTTCAACGGCTCCCTCTGCGGCGGCCCAG CACGCGGGCAATGCGACTGCGGGGCGTGCAAGTGCCTGCCTGGGTATGAGGGCAGCGCCTGCCAGTGCCAGCAATCGACGGAGAGCTGCCTCAATGCCCGCAGACACGTGTGCAGCCTCCGTGGGACCTGCCACTGCAACCGCTGCCAGTGCTCGGGAGGGTACCAGCCCCCCTTCTGCCGGGAATGCCCAGGCTGTCCTTCTCCCTGTGGCAGATACAT CTCCTGTGTGGAGTGCAAGTTCTTCAACAGCGGCCCCTTTGAGAAGAACTGCTCCCAGGCCTGTCTCAACATCCAGCTGCCCACGAACTCCACAGAGGTGAGCACAAGTGATAGGAAATGCAGGGAAAAGGATTCCCAGAACTGCTGGATGTCCTTCCATATGGTCCAGGAGGATGGCGAGGAGATATATACCATCATTGTTGATCCTGATAGAG AGTGCCCACAGCCTCCCAACGTCCCACTGATCGTGGGCAGCACCATCGCTGGCGTGTTCCTCATTGGCATTCTGGTCCTGGTCATCTGGCGGTTCTTGATGGAGCTGCTTGACCGTCGGGAATACCGCCGGTTTGAGAAAGAGAAGTCCAAAGCCAAGTGGAATGAT GCTGATAATCCCCTCTTCAAGAGTGCCACCACCACTGTCGTCAACCCCAAGTTTAATGAATGA